The Streptomyces sp. NBC_00691 genome has a segment encoding these proteins:
- a CDS encoding serine/threonine-protein kinase, with protein MNRVIDGRFELVERLGGGGMGTVWRARDLVLHRDVAVKEVRPPDPALAEHDVEGARTLRERVLREARALARIDHPNVVTIHHIVDAGEGTYPWLVMELVTGGSLQDRLDRGPMTAVEAAVLGRELLSALRAAHERDIEHRDVKPANVLLRPDGRPVLTDFGIAAIRESTVLTASGSIIGSPDYMAPERIRGGGGSSPAADLWSLGMVLYVAVEGHHPLRRENTLATLAAVLSDDVPPPRHAGALTGVLTGLLVREPSDRPDAEELDRALAALVSPDRSSRPAFPQDADAVRDQAAAPGYGAGAGAFGGPGTGAFGAPTAANGGEGGATSFHLAPPTAAPSGTTAAGAATASQGGPPSGASPWAAPPAAGFAPSGASSSTAPSSAAAARAGGRGRSRSARFLGSAAVVVLAVGIPVAAMSWDWRPGDPGSGPSSAPPSQRGPVAQGPDASGTPTATPTPSQVPSKGAEPVKGSLLTPAGVRSAVAAIKEASGGTVVTSFVVYPDYAIAESVVKGSTKLYDRYIYRGEDAAVRQGSGTAFPGSVPTDLNDFDWDALPALMRRADKELGVDKPTSRYLVLTMPSSIFGTEAGMSVYLSDSYGSAYLTADAKGRVTKTYPRER; from the coding sequence GTGAACAGAGTGATCGACGGCCGTTTCGAGCTGGTGGAGCGGCTGGGCGGTGGTGGGATGGGAACGGTCTGGCGCGCCCGCGACCTGGTCCTCCACCGTGACGTGGCGGTCAAGGAGGTGCGTCCGCCGGACCCCGCGCTCGCCGAGCACGACGTCGAGGGCGCCCGGACCCTGCGCGAGCGCGTCCTGCGCGAGGCACGCGCCCTCGCCCGGATCGACCACCCCAACGTGGTGACCATCCATCACATCGTCGACGCCGGCGAGGGCACCTATCCCTGGCTCGTGATGGAGCTGGTGACCGGCGGTTCCCTCCAGGACCGGCTCGACCGCGGCCCGATGACCGCGGTCGAGGCGGCCGTACTGGGCCGCGAGCTGCTCTCGGCCCTGCGGGCCGCCCACGAGCGGGACATCGAGCACCGTGACGTCAAACCCGCCAACGTCCTGCTGCGCCCCGACGGGCGGCCCGTGCTCACCGACTTCGGCATCGCCGCGATCCGCGAGTCCACCGTCCTGACGGCCTCGGGCTCGATCATCGGCTCGCCCGACTACATGGCGCCCGAGCGGATCCGCGGCGGTGGCGGCAGCAGTCCGGCCGCCGACCTGTGGTCGCTCGGCATGGTGCTGTACGTGGCGGTCGAGGGCCATCACCCGCTGCGCCGGGAGAACACCCTCGCGACACTGGCGGCCGTCCTCTCCGACGACGTACCGCCGCCGCGGCACGCCGGCGCGCTCACCGGCGTGCTGACCGGGCTGCTCGTGCGGGAGCCGTCCGACCGCCCGGACGCGGAGGAACTCGACCGCGCGCTCGCCGCCCTCGTGTCACCGGACCGGTCCTCCCGGCCGGCCTTCCCTCAGGACGCCGACGCGGTACGGGATCAGGCGGCGGCTCCCGGGTACGGAGCCGGCGCGGGGGCCTTCGGCGGACCGGGCACCGGAGCCTTCGGCGCGCCGACCGCGGCCAACGGCGGCGAGGGCGGGGCGACGTCGTTCCACCTGGCACCCCCGACGGCCGCACCTTCCGGCACGACCGCGGCGGGTGCCGCGACGGCGTCGCAGGGCGGCCCGCCCTCGGGCGCCTCCCCGTGGGCCGCTCCGCCCGCCGCCGGGTTCGCCCCCTCCGGGGCCTCCTCCTCCACCGCTCCTTCCTCCGCCGCCGCGGCCCGTGCCGGCGGCCGAGGGCGGAGTCGTAGCGCCCGGTTCCTGGGTTCCGCCGCCGTCGTGGTGCTCGCCGTGGGGATCCCCGTCGCCGCCATGTCGTGGGACTGGCGGCCGGGCGACCCGGGAAGCGGGCCGAGCAGCGCGCCTCCGTCGCAGCGGGGCCCGGTCGCCCAGGGACCCGACGCGTCGGGCACCCCCACAGCGACGCCGACGCCGTCCCAGGTGCCTTCGAAGGGCGCCGAACCGGTGAAGGGCAGTCTGCTGACGCCGGCCGGGGTCCGGTCCGCCGTCGCCGCGATCAAGGAGGCCTCGGGCGGGACCGTCGTCACCAGCTTCGTCGTGTACCCCGACTACGCGATCGCCGAGTCGGTCGTGAAGGGCAGCACGAAGCTGTACGACCGGTACATCTACCGGGGCGAGGACGCCGCCGTCCGCCAGGGATCCGGCACCGCCTTCCCCGGCTCGGTACCGACCGACCTGAACGACTTCGACTGGGACGCCCTGCCCGCCCTGATGCGGCGCGCGGACAAGGAACTGGGTGTCGACAAGCCGACCAGCCGCTACCTCGTGCTCACCATGCCCTCGTCGATCTTCGGGACCGAGGCGGGCATGAGCGTCTACCTGTCCGACAGCTACGGCTCCGCCTATCTGACCGCGGACGCGAAGGGCCGGGTGACGAAGACCTATCCCCGCGAGAGGTGA